The Dysgonomonadaceae bacterium PH5-43 genomic interval ATTACTCCCTCGTTGTTTAGATTCTTTATTGAAAAATCCAAATGAAGAAGTCGAAATAATTGTAATAAATGATGGTTCTAAAGATAACACACTTGATGTAGCAATTTCATACCAAAGTAAATATTCACATATAGTCAGAGTCATTGATAAACCTAATGGAGGTTGGGGAACGGCTATTAACAGAGGTATAATAGAGGCGCAAGGTAAATATTTAAAAACTTTAGATTCAGATGATTGGTTTGATTCTATAGCTTTAGATGATTTTATAAAACTTATTAAAAAAATAGATGCAGACTTAATCGCTACGTCATTTACACAAATTTTTGAAGATAAACAGAATAAAAAATACGTTTATGATAATGCAATCTGCAATAGAGAGATGTTATTGAGTGATTATTTCAAAATGAACAATTATTCAAAATTTTTGCCTATACAAGCCCTATGCATTAAAACAAAAATTCTACAAAATAATAAATTCAAATTATCTGATCGTTATTATACGGATATAGAATA includes:
- a CDS encoding glycosyltransferase involved in cell wall biosynthesis (product_source=COG0463; cath_funfam=3.90.550.10; cog=COG0463; pfam=PF00535; superfamily=53448), yielding MNKILSIVIAAYNMEQLLPRCLDSLLKNPNEEVEIIVINDGSKDNTLDVAISYQSKYSHIVRVIDKPNGGWGTAINRGIIEAQGKYLKTLDSDDWFDSIALDDFIKLIKKIDADLIATSFTQIFEDKQNKKYVYDNAICNREMLLSDYFKMNNYSKFLPIQALCIKTKILQNNKFKLSDRYYTDIEYNLIPLTYVDTIYFSKINLYQYYLSREGQSVSLQGYKKNWLDYVRMCEKLVLFYEENKTTISEDTLKMYIQDTKNVVRFSYELLLSPRYSTPDDNRKQEAILFDSFLREMSQYFYTYSSTLKVRKLFPYVKIWRNTGLNILKLF